In the genome of Populus trichocarpa isolate Nisqually-1 chromosome 6, P.trichocarpa_v4.1, whole genome shotgun sequence, one region contains:
- the LOC18099976 gene encoding pectin acetylesterase 5 has product MANVNPNLRLRGLFLWWRKWGKKDWAIAAVGFSIIVFILTYLSRPLPLDPAATTSTTDNLVGLTLLHNARDRGALCLDGSLPGYHFRKGFGSGSNSWILHIEGGGWCNTIASCLQRKSTALGSSSYMDHQVPFSGILSHQSSQNPDFFNWNKVKIRYCDGASFAGHSQYEFKNGTKLLFRGHLIWEALMDELLSIGLSNAKQALLSGCSAGGLATLIHCDDFRELLPKDATVKCLADAGFFLDEKDVLGNNTMGSFYQDVTQLQGVVKSLRKNCITRMDPYKCLFPQEIIKETRTPIFLVNPAYDFWQIQHILVPDASDPQGYWKRCRMNLHYCNPSQMEILQGFRSSMLKALSDFQQKKEGGLFINSCFSHCQTWMAETWHSSTSPRINDKTIAESVGDWYFNRNMVKQIDCPYPCNPTCYNMDFS; this is encoded by the exons ATGGCAAATGTTAATCCTAATCTGAGGCTTCGAGGTTTGTTCTTATGGTGGAGAAAGTGGGGCAAGAAGGACTGGGCAATTGCAGCCGTCGGTTTCTCCATCATCGTCTTTATTCTCACTTACTTGTCCCGGCCCTTACCCTTAGATCCCGCGGCCACCACATCCACAACAGACAATCTAGTAGGCCTGACCCTGCTACACAATGCCAGAGATAGAGGCGCCC TTTGTTTAGATGGGAGTTTGCCTGGCTACCATTTCCGTAAAGGATTTGGATCTGGCTCTAACAGTTGGATTCTTCACATTGAG GGCGGAGGGTGGTGCAATACGATAGCATCATGTTTGCAACGGAAGTCAACGGCATTAGGATCCTCCAGCTACATGGACCACCAAGTCCCCTTTTCTGGGATATTAAGCCATCAATCCTCTCAAAATCCTG ATTTCTTTAACTGGAATAAAGTCAAGATACGTTACTGTGATGGCGCATCTTTTGCTGGCCATTCACAATATGAGTTTAAG AATGGTACCAAGCTTCTATTCAGAGGCCACCTCATCTGGGAAGCCCTTATGGATGAACTGTTATCAATCGGCTTATCCAATGCCAAACAG GCTCTTCTTTCAGGATGCTCTGCTGGTGGATTGGCAACTCTTATTCACTGTGATGACTTTCGAGAACTTCTGCCAAAGGATGCAACTGTCAAATGTCTTGCTGATGCAGGTTTTTTCCTTGATGA GAAAGATGTTCTTGGAAATAACACCATGGGATCTTTCTATCAAGATGTTACCCAGCTTCAG GGCGTAGTGAAAAGTTTGCGGAAGAATTGTATAACAAGAATGGACCCATATAAG TGTCTCTTTCCTCAAGAAATCATTAAAGAAACAAGGACCccaattttccttgtcaacccAGCTTATGATTTTTGGCAG atacaACACATCTTGGTACCAGATGCATCAGATCCTCAAGGCTATTGGAAAAGATGCAGAATGAACCTTCACTATTGTAATCCTAGCCAGATGGAAATACTGCAAG GTTTCCGTAGTTCTATGCTGAAAGCACTGAGTGATTTCCAGCAAAAAAAGGAAGGGGGGCTGTTCATAAATTCTTGCTTTAGTCATTGTCAAACATGGATGGCTGAGACATGGCATTCATCTACATCTCCTAGAATCAACGATAAG ACCATTGCAGAGTCAGTAGGTGATTGGTACTTCAACCGTAACATGGTAAAGCAAATTGACTGCCCTTATCCATGCAACCCCACTTGCTATAACATggattttagttga
- the LOC7487254 gene encoding probable protein phosphatase 2C 4: MGNCVTKVSHCFARAGDISARHHNISIDNYGREGLGHSFCYIRPHIHPASRLCSNSSSSSSSSNKIHSELEKTTFRSISGASLSANTSTTSSTSLNDTLCSNSSGLDRASTFESSDSFASLPLQPVPRGSGVLSSSGYSGPIERGFLSGPIERGFLSGPIDPASFYSGPFDKEKDKDISTVNYSTTNQLQSSSLSHAALITSIDEVEVKPKKQQAGLIKTLKRAISNTISRGQKLTVAPIRVKESTSTRYVKVINQVVVVDDDTGHEDLASEFSIGSQNLQWAQGKAGEDRVHVVISEEHGWIFVGIYDGFNGPDAPDYLLSYLYTNIHKELKELLWNNNDNVESTATKAEGVLHLIDQENSPLGGNYYDDLKRKHGKNLKRTTKGGDTKRWEEKLNLKLKERMNCYSNGVNHYDVLRALSQALRKTEEAYFESADRMATDNPELALMGSCVLVMLMKGEDVYLMNVGDSRAVLAQKGITVPGLRKGIQDLEIINEESKRDRIEDFDGDELCRLRNLNSIQLTMDHTTYVDKEVERIKKEHPEDVSAVMNDRVKGYLKVTRAFGVGFLKQPKWNDILLEMFRIDYIGTSPYVTCTPSLYHHRLSPKDRFLILSSDGLYQYFTNQEAVLEVGSFIAAFPEGDPAQHLIEEVLFRAARNAGMDFHELLEIPQGERRRYHDDVSVIIISLEGRIWRSSV, from the exons ATGGGCAACTGTGTCACAAAAGTGAGTCACTGTTTTGCCAGGGCAGGGGACATCTCAGCCCGGCACCATAATATCTCCATTGATAATTATGGCCGGGAGGGACTAGGTCACTCCTTCTGTTACATCCGACCACACATTCACCCAGCTTCCAGACTctgcagcaacagcagcagcagcagcagcagcagcaacaaaatCCACTCTGAGCTGGAAAAAACAACGTTTCGGTCCATCTCCGGAGCCTCTCTAAGCGCCAACACATCAACAACATCCTCAACCTCTCTTAATGATACTCTCTGCTCCAACAGCTCTGGTTTGGATCGAGCATCCACTTTTGAAAGCTCTGATTCTTTCGCTTCCCTCCCTCTTCAGCCTGTCCCTCGTGGCTCCGGTGTCCTCTCATCATCAGGTTATTCAGGTCCTATAGAACGTGGCTTTTTATCAGGTCCTATCGAGCGTGGATTTCTATCAGGTCCCATTGATCCTGCTAGTTTCTATTCAGGTCcgtttgataaagaaaaagacaaggACATCAGTACTGTTAATTATAGTACCACTAATCAGTTGCAGAGTAGTAGTTTGTCTCATGCTGCCCTTATTACTAGTATTGATGAAGTTGAAGTTAAACCCAAGAAACAACAGGCCGGTTTAATAAAGACTTTAAAAAGAGCAATATCTAATACTATCTCACGAGGCCAAAAGCTTACGGTGGCACCCATAAGAGTTAAAGAATCAACAAGTACTAGATATGTCAAAGTGATTAAtcaagttgttgttgttgatgatgatactGGTCATGAGGATTTGGCGAGTGAGTTCTCAATTGGGAGCCAGAATCTACAATGGGCACAAGGGAAAGCTGGTGAGGATAGAGTACATGTAGTGATATCAGAAGAACATGGGTGGATTTTTGTGGGGATATATGATGGTTTTAATGGACCTGATGCCCCTGATTATTTGCTTTCTTATCTTTATACCAACATCCATAAGGAGCTTAAAGAGTTGCTGTGGAATAATAATGACAACGTTGAATCCACAGCAACAAAAGCAGAGGGCGTTTTGCATTTAATTGATCAAGAAAATTCTCCGTTGGGAGGAAATTATTATGATGATCTGAAGAGAAAGCATGGAAAGAATTTGAAGCGTACAACTAAAGGTGGTGACACGAAGAGATGGGAAGAGAAgttgaatttgaaattgaaagagagAATGAACTGCTACTCTAACGGAGTTAACCATTATGATGTTTTGAGAGCGCTTTCGCAGGCATTGAGGAAGACAGAGGAAGCCTATTTTGAGAGTGCTGATAGAATGGCAACCGACAATCCAGAATTGGCTTTGATGGGTTCTTGTGTTCTGGTGATGCTGATGAAGGGAGAAGATGTTTACTTAATGAATGTTGGCGATAGTCGTGCGGTTCTGGCCCAGAAAGGCATAACCGTTCCTGGATTAAGGAAAGGAATCCAGGATTTGGAGATTATCAATGAGGAAAGCAAGCGTGATAGAATTGAAGATTTCGATGGTGACGAGCTTTGTAGGCTGCGTAACTTGAATTCAATTCAGCTGACTATGGATCACACCACATATGTAGATAAG GAAGTTGAGAGGATCAAGAAGGAACATCCTGAAGATGTTTCTGCAGTAATGAATGACAGGGTGAAAGGTTATTTGAAGGTTACTCGAGCCTTCGGGGTTGGCTTTCTCAAACAG CCAAAGTGGAATGATATACTCTTGGAGATGTTCAGGATTGATTACATCGGAACCTCTCCATACGTTACATGTACTCCATCATTATACCACCACAGACTGAGTCCGAAGGACAGATTCTTAATATTGTCCTCCGATGGGCTCTATCAATACTTCACCAATCAAGAAGCTGTATTGGAGGTTGGCTCTTTTATTGCTGCATTTCCCGAGGGAGATCCAGCGCAGCATCTAATCGAAGAAGTTCTGTTTCGCGCAGCCAGGAATGCTG GCATGGACTTCCACGAGTTGCTTGAGATTCCACAAGGAGAGCGTCGCAGGTACCATGAcgatgtttctgttatcattatTTCCTTGGAAGGTAGGATATGGCGTTCGTCTGTGTAA